In a genomic window of Pseudoalteromonas xiamenensis:
- a CDS encoding efflux RND transporter periplasmic adaptor subunit — MDYLNTTTTKKFPTKRIVIVGSLLVTLVAGVWTLKSQITQASVSKNSVLTARVQQGEFTIKVAAPGVLVPEDIRWVASNVEGKVERILKKPGAVVSQGDLIVELTNPELQQKVEELNWERQALSAELNALSTDQQTRLLDMKAAVAKTNMQYEQARMRLNAEEILINQGNATVSKLDFESSKLTVAQLKETLDIDNQRTEQLRKNLAAQLAAHQARLSKLDKTIERAEFELASLQVKAPLDGVLQAMPLELGQRVSLGSNVAKFAKAGDLIAELKVPELKASNVVVGQKVIIDTRFSEIEGIVSRIDPAVTQGTVQVDVTFNQALPPEARPDLSVDGEIVINAKANALYIKRPSASQENRTMPIFKLNPTGSIAEKTTVTFGLASSTEIEIVAGLTKGDTVIISEQTQLARHESITLN; from the coding sequence TGGAAGCCTGCTTGTGACGTTAGTTGCAGGAGTTTGGACTTTGAAGTCACAAATCACTCAAGCGTCGGTCAGCAAAAACAGTGTACTTACCGCTCGCGTCCAACAAGGTGAATTCACCATCAAAGTCGCGGCACCCGGAGTGTTGGTACCGGAAGACATTCGCTGGGTAGCCAGCAACGTAGAAGGGAAAGTCGAACGTATTTTGAAAAAGCCAGGAGCCGTTGTTTCGCAAGGTGATTTGATTGTTGAACTGACAAACCCAGAGCTTCAACAAAAGGTAGAAGAACTCAATTGGGAGCGCCAAGCGCTGAGCGCTGAGCTCAATGCATTAAGTACCGATCAGCAAACACGATTACTCGACATGAAAGCGGCGGTTGCCAAAACCAACATGCAATATGAGCAAGCACGGATGCGCTTGAACGCGGAAGAAATCTTGATTAATCAAGGTAATGCTACTGTTTCAAAACTCGATTTTGAAAGCTCAAAATTAACCGTTGCTCAGCTAAAAGAAACGCTCGATATCGACAATCAACGAACTGAACAATTGCGTAAAAATCTAGCTGCTCAACTTGCAGCACACCAAGCACGCCTATCTAAGCTGGATAAAACCATTGAACGCGCTGAATTTGAACTAGCTTCGTTGCAAGTGAAAGCCCCTCTAGACGGTGTATTGCAAGCCATGCCTTTGGAACTTGGGCAACGCGTTTCACTTGGTAGCAATGTGGCGAAATTCGCCAAGGCGGGAGATCTTATTGCTGAACTAAAAGTACCCGAGCTTAAAGCGTCAAACGTTGTCGTAGGGCAGAAAGTGATCATCGACACGCGATTTAGCGAAATCGAGGGGATAGTTTCCCGTATTGACCCTGCGGTAACGCAAGGCACCGTTCAAGTGGATGTGACATTCAATCAGGCACTGCCACCCGAGGCGAGACCAGACTTATCCGTTGACGGTGAAATTGTGATCAATGCTAAAGCGAACGCCCTTTACATTAAGCGCCCTTCCGCATCACAAGAAAACCGCACCATGCCAATTTTTAAATTAAATCCAACAGGTTCAATCGCCGAGAAAACCACAGTGACCTTTGGATTAGCATCCAGTACAGAAATTGAAATCGTGGCGGGGCTAACAAAAGGCGACACGGTCATTATTTCAGAACAAACACAGCTAGCGCGTCACGAATCAATCACGTTAAACTAA
- a CDS encoding ABC transporter ATP-binding protein, which translates to MNHLIELNNIKKVFVSDDVETHALTDIHLVINKGEYVSISGPSGCGKSTLLSILGLLDTATSGLHKLAGHIVGDLDNKSRALVRNKEIGFIFQSFNLISELTVVENIELPLTYRKDIDKKTRRALAEAALKKVDMSHRSTHYPSQLSGGQQQRVAVARAIVGAPSLILADEPTGNLDSKNAKLVMDLLDTLHEEGATICMVTHDPRGAQRAERVIEVFDGRIIADSGARTQTTDVA; encoded by the coding sequence ATGAATCATTTGATAGAACTAAACAACATTAAAAAAGTCTTCGTCAGCGATGACGTTGAAACACACGCTCTTACCGACATTCACTTAGTGATCAATAAAGGTGAATACGTGTCAATTTCTGGCCCTTCGGGTTGTGGCAAATCGACGTTACTATCCATTCTCGGATTACTCGACACGGCCACTTCAGGGTTGCACAAGTTAGCCGGTCACATCGTTGGTGACTTAGACAATAAATCAAGAGCGCTTGTACGCAACAAAGAAATTGGATTTATTTTCCAATCCTTTAACTTAATTAGTGAGTTAACGGTAGTTGAGAACATCGAATTACCATTAACCTACCGCAAAGACATCGACAAGAAAACACGTCGAGCGTTGGCTGAAGCAGCCCTCAAAAAGGTCGATATGAGTCATCGCTCTACGCACTATCCTTCGCAACTATCCGGTGGTCAACAACAACGTGTTGCCGTTGCTCGTGCGATAGTTGGTGCGCCATCGCTCATTCTTGCAGATGAACCGACAGGTAACTTGGATTCAAAAAATGCCAAACTGGTGATGGATTTGCTCGATACACTTCACGAAGAAGGTGCAACCATTTGTATGGTAACGCACGACCCGCGAGGTGCACAGCGCGCAGAACGGGTAATTGAAGTATTCGATGGTCGCATCATTGCGGATTCTGGTGCTCGTACTCAAACCACTGACGTGGCGTAG